CGCGCTACCACATCCGCTATGCGGAGACCGACGACCTGCGCCATATCCCTGCCGACGACGCAGTGTGCCTGCGTCCGCAGGGCGACGAATACCGCATCGGCCGCCCGCGCGTGTATCGCCTGGGCGATCGCTATCTGATGTATTTCACCCGCGGCGATACGCACGGCGGTTATTTCCCGGGTTTCGCGTCCAGTCGCGACGGTGTGCAGTGGCAGCGCGATGACAGTCAGCTGGGGCTGCAGCGGTCCGAGCACGGCTGGGATGCGCAGACGCTCTGTTACCCGGCCTTGATCCAGCAGCATGATCGGGTGTTGATGTTCTACAACGGCAATGCGATGGGGCAGGCCGGCTTCGGCCTGGCCGATGCCGCGTTGCCGCCGGGCTTGCAGGGGCGCCATGTTTTCGGTTAGGCCGTATCTCCCCGGCGATGCGCCTGCCTGGGATGCCCTGGTGGCGTCCTCGCGCAATGGCAATGTGTTGCATCGGCGCGGCTACATGGACTATCACGCCGACCGCTTCGTGGACGCATCGTTGCTGATCGAACGCGGTGGCGAGGTGGTGGCGGTGTTGCCGGCGAACGTGGACGGCGAGTGTGTCAGCAGCCACGCCGGCCTGACCTATGCTGGCCTGCTGTCGTCCACGGCCTTGCGCGCGGGAGCGACCTTGCAGGTGTTCGAACAGATCGCCGCGCACTATCGCGCGTGCGGGATGCGCGAGCTTGTGTACAAGCCGGTGCCGCATATCTTTCATGCGTATCCGGCCGAAGAAGACCTGTATGCCCTGCATCGCGTGGGCGCGCAGCTGTACCGGCGCGATCTGTCCTCGGCGATCGCGTTGCGCGAGCCGTTTGCCTTCAGCGCCGAACGTCGACGCTCGCTGGGCAAGGCACGCAAGGCCGGTATGCAGATCCAGGCCAGCACCCGACTCGATGAATTTCATGCCCTGCTGACCGAGGTGTTGCAGCGCCATCACGTGGCGCCGACCCATCGGCTGGACGAGCTGCAATTGCTGCAACGCCGGTTTCCGCAGCAGATCGTGCTGCATGAGGCGCGGGCCGAAGGGGAGCTGTTGGCGGCAGCGCTGGTACTGGATTTTGGTCGCAGCGTGCACACCCAGTATTTGGCGGTGTCCGCGCGCGGTCGCCAGCTGGATGCGCTGAGCCTGCTGCTGGCCGAGCTGATCACCCAGGTGTATGCGCAGCGCCATTACTTCAGCTTCGGTATCTCGACCGAGCAGGCCGGCCAGGTGCTCAACGACGGTCTGGTCGAACAAAAGGAACGTTTCGGCGCACGCGCCGTGGTGCAGGATTTTTATCGGTGGATGCTGTAATGGATGTGCCGTTCCTGGATTTGCGCGCGGTCAATGCGCGGTATGCGGATGAGCTGAAGGTCGCTGCGGCGCGGGTGATCGATGCCGGCTGGTATGTGCTTGGGCAGGAGCTGGCCGCCTTCGAGGAAGAATTCGCCAGCTACTGCGGCGCCGCGCAGACGGTGGGTGTGGGCAACGGGCTGGATGCGTTGTCGCTGATCCTGCGCGGCTATCGCGAGCTGGGCGTATTGCGCGAGGGCGACGAAATCATCGTGCCCGCCAATACCTTCATTGCCACCTTTCTTGCGATCAGTCAGAACCACCTGGTGCTGGTGCCGGTGGAGCCGGACCCTGCGACCTTCAACATCGACCCGGCCAGCGTGGAGAAGGCGATCAGCCCGCGCACGCGCGCCATCATGGCGGTGCATCTGTACGGGCAGCTGGTGGATATGGCGGCGCTACAGACGCTGGCGCATCGCTACGGGCTGCTGTTGATCGAAGATGCCGCGCAGGCGCATGGCGCCAGCGCGCACGGGCGCCGTGCCGGCGCTTTTGGCGATGCGGCGGCGTTCAGTTTTTTCCCGACCAAGAACCTGGGCGCACTCGGCGATGGCGGCGCAGTGGTGACCTCGGATACGCGCCTGGCCGAGCGCATCCGCGCGCTGCGCAACTATGGTTCGCAGGTGAAGTATCACTACCTTTGCCAGGGCGTGAACTCGCGGCTGGACGAGATGCAGGCGGCGTTCCTGCGGGTCAAGTTGGGCTATCTGGACGATGAGATCGCCCGCCGCCGCGCGGTGGCGCAGCGCTACCTGCACGGCATCGACAACTCCCTGATCACGCTGCCGACGGTGGTGGCCGAAGCGCAGCACGTCTGGCATCTGTTCGTGGTGCGCAGCGCCCAGCGCGATGCCTTGCAGGCGCATCTGCTGCGCTCGGGCATCCATACCCAGATCCATTACCCGGTGCCGCCGCACCGGCAGCCGGCCTACACCACTTTGGGCGATGCCTGCCTGCCGGTGAGCGAGCGACTGCACCGCGAGGTGCTGAGCCTGCCGATGGGGCCTGCACTGGACGATGCGTCGGTTGCGCGCGTAATTGCCGCATGCCAGTCGTTTGGTGCCGCTGCATGAATGTCGTGCGCAGCAGCGCCTACACCGGCGTTGCGACGCTGGCCAAGCTGCTGGCCGCGCTGGTGGTTGTGAAGTTGGTGGCGGTCTACGCCGGCCCGCAGGGGGTCGGCCGGCTGGGCCAGTTCCTCAATCTGATGTCGGTACTGGCGGTGCTGGCAGGCGGCGGCATCAGTGCGGGCATCGTCAAGTACGTGGCCGAGTATCGTGACGATACGGCTGCGCTGGCACGTCTGCTCAGCGCGGCGCTCTGGTACGCGTTCTGCGCGGCCTGCGTGATGGCGGTGCTGGCGTTGCTGTTCAGTGGCGCCATCGCCGAGCGCCTGCTCGGCGATGCGGCGTACCGGCCGCTGATCTGCGTGGTGGCGGTGGCGCAGCTGGGCATCGCACTGGCCAACTACATCCTGGCGGTGATCAACGGCTTCATGGACGTGCGCCGCCTGGCATTCGTGCAGGTCAGCGGTGCGGT
The window above is part of the Xanthomonas cassavae CFBP 4642 genome. Proteins encoded here:
- a CDS encoding GNAT family N-acetyltransferase — protein: MFSVRPYLPGDAPAWDALVASSRNGNVLHRRGYMDYHADRFVDASLLIERGGEVVAVLPANVDGECVSSHAGLTYAGLLSSTALRAGATLQVFEQIAAHYRACGMRELVYKPVPHIFHAYPAEEDLYALHRVGAQLYRRDLSSAIALREPFAFSAERRRSLGKARKAGMQIQASTRLDEFHALLTEVLQRHHVAPTHRLDELQLLQRRFPQQIVLHEARAEGELLAAALVLDFGRSVHTQYLAVSARGRQLDALSLLLAELITQVYAQRHYFSFGISTEQAGQVLNDGLVEQKERFGARAVVQDFYRWML
- a CDS encoding DegT/DnrJ/EryC1/StrS family aminotransferase, translated to MDVPFLDLRAVNARYADELKVAAARVIDAGWYVLGQELAAFEEEFASYCGAAQTVGVGNGLDALSLILRGYRELGVLREGDEIIVPANTFIATFLAISQNHLVLVPVEPDPATFNIDPASVEKAISPRTRAIMAVHLYGQLVDMAALQTLAHRYGLLLIEDAAQAHGASAHGRRAGAFGDAAAFSFFPTKNLGALGDGGAVVTSDTRLAERIRALRNYGSQVKYHYLCQGVNSRLDEMQAAFLRVKLGYLDDEIARRRAVAQRYLHGIDNSLITLPTVVAEAQHVWHLFVVRSAQRDALQAHLLRSGIHTQIHYPVPPHRQPAYTTLGDACLPVSERLHREVLSLPMGPALDDASVARVIAACQSFGAAA